The Theileria orientalis strain Shintoku DNA, chromosome 2, complete genome genome has a window encoding:
- a CDS encoding uncharacterized protein (zinc finger, MIZ-type domain containing protein), which produces MVRKSSRVPVVNEFYYCVCAGSFVVKDQDSKPLVCKTCGKSSHRECARFSGNEEDFECVLCKVHTLDPFNAVEDFLWYDCIGNTSTYFVVDAVNLRKWRSNNKDVYMACIPLNKERLQHEWPKTFQLKINNDMVHIVKEPSWEHKRRDNPIKITHAMRTGENLVNISSTTYNDNEPLFLLIIFLSKQVTVDTILNNVKKNQCVPYDDARSRVHTILNTEIGDDEIVCMDSTHKLDFSCPVTLDKIEVPTRGKFCRHIQCYDLSGYLKVMERTSAFNMRWRCPECQLIVKPHDLVVDTFVEKLMKDLPNANTIELDKELNYRIIVDANALRASTLPQSEEDLKERVAEAAAELNLSEDEAAVKASEAVIELVESDDHCEVICISDDEAGAQPPTPRKNGRLRKSAPQSDKDAESEGTTDTKRRRRKLRKPVESVPSFYPLIEDSALADCVKTFNQRNLNAFSKTTPSYEAFILNPPLVDEDPEHFVNSILDGLGDKQM; this is translated from the exons ATGGTTAGAAAATCTTCTCGAGTTCCTGTTGTAAatgaattttattattgcgTTTGCGCAGGATCATTTGTAGTTAAAGATCAGGACTCGAAACCGCTGGTCTGCAAGACTTGCGGGAAGTCAAGCCATAGGGAGTGCGCCCGATTCTCAGGAAACGAGGAGGACTTTGAGTGTGTGCTTTGCAAGGTGCACACTTTGGACCCGTTCAACGCAGTAGAAGACTTTCTGTGGTACGACTGTATCGGGAACACGAGTACCTACTTCGTCGTGGACGCAGTTAACTTGCGAAAGTGGAGGTCAAATAACAAGGACGTGTACATGGCGTGCATACCCCTGAACAAGGAAAGGCTGCAGCACGAGTGGCCCAAAACGTTTCAGCTGAAGATAAACAACGACATGGTTCACATAGTCAAGGAGCCGTCCTGGGAACACAAGAGGCGCGACAACCCAATTAAAATCACACACGCAATGCGTACGGGAGAGAACTTGGTGAATATTTCGAGCACGACCTACAACGATAACGAACCGCTGTTCTTGCTGATAATTTTCCTGTCGAAGCAGGTCACCGTCGACACAATCCTGAACAACGTGAAGAAGAACCAGTGTGTGCCCTACGATGACGCGAGGTCCAGAGTGCACACGATCTTAAACACGGAAATAGGGGACGACGAGATCGTATGCATGGATAGCACGCATAAGCTGGACTTCAGCTGTCCGGTCACGCTCGACAAGATCGAAGTTCCCACGCGGGGCAAGTTCTGCCGCCACATTCAGTGCTACGACCTGTCAGGGTACTTGAAGGTCATGGAGCGCACGTCAGCCTTCAACATGAGGTGGCGGTGCCCCGAGTGCCAGTTGATCGTCAAGCCTCACGACCTGGTGGTGGACACGTTCGTTGAAAAACTGATGAAGGATCTTCCGAACGCGAACACCATCGAACTTGACAAGGAGCTGAATTATCGCATCATCGTGGACGCAAATGCCCTGAGGGCGTCCACGCTACCGCAGTCTGAAGAAGATCTCAAGGAGCGAGTGGCCGAGGCCGCCGCCGAGCTCAATTTGTCTGAGGATGAGGCGGCCGTCAAGGCGAGCGAGGCTGTGATTGAGCTCGTGGAGTCTGATGACCACTGCGAGGTCATATGCATCAGCGACGACGAGGCCGGTGCACAGCCGCCGACTCCCCGGAAGAACGGGCGACTTCGCAAGTCCG CTCCGCAGTCGGATAAGGACGCGGAATCTGAAGGCACAACTGACACCAAGAGGCGACGCCGGAAGCTGCGGAAGCCTGTTGAGTCAGTGCCGAGCTTCTACCCTCTCATCGAGGACTCGGCCCTGGCCGACTGCGTGAAGACGTTCAACCAGAGGAACCTCAACGCCTTCAGCAAAACCACTCCGAGCTACGAGGCGTTCATTCTCAACCCTCCTCTAGTGGACGAAGACCCCGAGCACTTTGTGAATTCCATCTTAGATGGCCTCGGTGATAAGCAAATGTAG